In Polynucleobacter sp. MWH-S4W17, a genomic segment contains:
- a CDS encoding diacylglycerol kinase, with product MQKKRNIIHATINAIDGAKELILQKAARRELILAVIAIGFFCYRPNVYTVLIAVLSLVLLAVEALNTAIEKICDLITLEEHPEIKKIKDLGAAAVMIIVLAIVLIFIRYLSPFF from the coding sequence ATGCAAAAAAAGCGAAATATTATTCATGCAACTATTAATGCAATTGATGGTGCCAAAGAGCTCATCCTTCAAAAAGCGGCCCGTAGAGAGTTAATTCTTGCGGTGATTGCTATCGGATTTTTTTGTTATCGCCCAAATGTATATACCGTATTAATAGCTGTTCTATCCCTGGTTTTGCTGGCGGTTGAAGCTCTTAATACAGCTATTGAAAAGATCTGTGATCTCATTACCTTGGAAGAGCACCCTGAGATTAAAAAGATCAAAGATCTTGGAGCGGCAGCAGTGATGATTATCGTGCTGGCTATTGTTCTCATCTTTATTCGCTACTTATCTCCATTCTTCTGA
- a CDS encoding GGDEF domain-containing protein, translated as MMIKVIALGAYYLALLAQVFATIFALKIFLKSKAYRLASGSLALGFGLMVGRRITPLLHFYLDGYYNLLDAGLAFSISVLLFLGLMQIKKIILELEENNFLLDHISKTDSLTQALSRLETFHQAELEIERSLRNGEPVAFLMLDIDHFKNINDEFGHPLGDIVLTNLVKHCQKELRVVDIFGRVGGEEFFVVLPGDDIGSAFEVAERLRKRVFSTPSALVGGKEVFISISIGAASFSPKMDGETKSSLVLRAFYAKADQAMYAAKSKGRNRTEIWTQ; from the coding sequence ATGATGATTAAAGTGATTGCACTCGGCGCATATTATTTGGCATTACTTGCGCAAGTTTTTGCAACGATTTTTGCGCTCAAGATATTTTTGAAATCAAAGGCGTATCGTCTTGCTAGCGGCTCCTTAGCCCTCGGTTTTGGTTTGATGGTAGGAAGGCGAATTACTCCTCTTCTGCATTTTTATTTAGATGGCTACTACAATCTCCTGGATGCAGGCTTGGCCTTTTCTATTTCAGTACTGCTTTTTCTGGGGCTGATGCAAATCAAAAAAATTATTTTAGAGTTAGAGGAAAATAACTTCCTGCTCGATCACATATCAAAGACAGATTCATTAACTCAAGCGTTAAGTCGATTAGAAACTTTCCATCAAGCAGAATTGGAGATTGAGAGATCTTTACGTAATGGGGAGCCCGTAGCTTTCCTTATGCTCGATATTGATCACTTTAAAAATATTAATGATGAGTTTGGCCATCCGCTAGGTGACATCGTTCTGACAAATCTTGTGAAGCACTGCCAAAAAGAGCTTCGTGTTGTTGATATCTTCGGGCGTGTAGGGGGCGAGGAATTCTTCGTTGTTTTGCCAGGGGATGATATTGGGAGTGCTTTTGAGGTCGCTGAGCGCTTGCGTAAAAGGGTGTTCTCTACCCCTTCAGCCCTTGTGGGTGGTAAAGAGGTCTTTATATCAATCAGTATCGGCGCCGCTAGTTTCAGCCCCAAAATGGATGGAGAGACCAAGTCCAGTCTGGTTTTAAGGGCTTTTTATGCCAAGGCTGACCAAGCCATGTATGCGGCTAAGTCTAAAGGCCGTAACCGAACGGAGATTTGGACTCAATAG
- a CDS encoding HD domain-containing phosphohydrolase: MKTKPINQHNLSSDLAIRDELEKRGWALSALSEAAAALARANSTELLIQEVCQAIAAQGPYILAWVGQAQGDAFKTVKVVGVAGVASGYIKDIVVSWSNAEVTGRGPAGSCIRSNKTSVVIDDEIDPGFVAWRERAKEFGIRSAIGCPIPDGITGMPFGVLMVYSKVPNTFGSSEVQLFESLAKEIGFGLRSIERQHKLDDQIHEKELTQERLATALRATIEAMSKTMEWRDPYTAGHQKRVASIAMAIGRQLGWDNERIQAIYMAAMVHDIGKMAVPSEILTKPSRLTDLEMQMVQGHVEAGYQILKDIPFPWPIADMVRQHHERLDGSGYPMGLKDKQISQEGRVLAVADTIEAMATHRPYRPAKGLNSAMDEIQAEAGIKLDTKVVEAAFKLLENGNELQKILDTH; the protein is encoded by the coding sequence ATGAAAACAAAGCCTATAAATCAGCATAACTTATCTTCTGATTTAGCCATTCGTGACGAGTTAGAAAAGCGAGGCTGGGCTTTGTCTGCACTTTCGGAAGCAGCTGCTGCGCTAGCACGTGCTAATTCAACTGAGTTATTGATTCAAGAAGTTTGTCAGGCGATTGCTGCACAAGGTCCATACATTCTGGCTTGGGTAGGGCAAGCTCAGGGCGATGCCTTCAAGACCGTCAAAGTAGTTGGAGTTGCTGGGGTTGCCTCTGGCTATATTAAAGATATTGTGGTGAGCTGGTCCAATGCTGAAGTAACTGGACGCGGACCTGCAGGTAGTTGCATTCGGAGTAATAAAACGAGCGTAGTTATCGATGATGAAATCGATCCTGGATTTGTTGCTTGGCGCGAGCGTGCCAAAGAGTTTGGCATTCGTTCGGCAATCGGCTGTCCAATTCCTGATGGTATTACTGGGATGCCCTTTGGTGTTCTGATGGTGTATTCGAAAGTTCCGAATACATTTGGATCTTCTGAAGTTCAGTTATTTGAAAGTCTTGCCAAAGAAATTGGATTTGGACTGCGCTCCATTGAACGTCAACATAAGTTGGATGACCAAATTCATGAAAAAGAACTAACGCAAGAACGCCTGGCAACTGCATTACGCGCAACTATTGAGGCTATGTCCAAAACCATGGAGTGGCGCGATCCCTATACTGCCGGTCATCAAAAGAGGGTAGCCAGTATTGCGATGGCTATTGGCCGTCAATTAGGTTGGGACAATGAGCGTATTCAGGCTATCTATATGGCAGCAATGGTGCATGACATTGGCAAGATGGCAGTACCATCAGAAATTTTGACCAAGCCCTCACGATTGACTGACCTGGAAATGCAAATGGTGCAAGGGCACGTAGAGGCTGGCTATCAAATTCTGAAAGATATTCCATTTCCCTGGCCAATCGCAGATATGGTTCGTCAACATCATGAGCGTTTAGATGGCAGTGGTTATCCAATGGGCTTGAAAGACAAGCAGATCAGCCAGGAGGGACGGGTGTTGGCCGTAGCCGATACGATCGAGGCAATGGCAACCCATAGGCCCTATCGACCTGCTAAGGGATTAAATTCGGCAATGGATGAAATTCAAGCTGAGGCAGGCATCAAGCTAGATACGAAAGTTGTCGAGGCTGCATTCAAGTTGCTTGAAAACGGAAATGAACTGCAAAAGATATTAGATACGCATTAA
- the dusA gene encoding tRNA dihydrouridine(20/20a) synthase DusA, which yields MENQTKKRLAVAPMMEWTDRHCRSFHRTLTKEAVLYTEMVTSGALMHGDAPRHLDYSQEQHPVVLQLGGSEPGDLARSAELAQQWGYDEIDLNCGCPSERVQRGAFGACLMAEPNLVADCVRSMRGAVDIPISVKHRLGLDSMDAANSEADYQFALNFILAVADAGASQVTIHARNAVLKGLSPKENRSKPPLRYEVAAKLRVDAQKQFPNLKVLLNGGLETNEQIAGHWDDFDGFMVGRAAYHFPALLLGWDDMINTDGDAAGYLFSETEWHRIQIALVKQVQAWFDECQAKGKPFYIGAFTRHILGLAHGRAGSRYWRQRLSDHHALAKVQSKAAILDFFIDASLCLGDWAAFEFESA from the coding sequence GTGGAAAATCAAACAAAGAAAAGGCTTGCCGTAGCTCCCATGATGGAGTGGACGGACCGCCATTGCCGTTCGTTTCATCGCACGCTCACTAAAGAGGCTGTTCTTTATACAGAGATGGTCACTTCTGGTGCGCTCATGCATGGGGATGCGCCACGTCATTTAGATTATTCACAAGAGCAACATCCTGTTGTTTTGCAATTAGGCGGCTCAGAGCCCGGCGACTTAGCAAGGTCTGCCGAACTAGCTCAACAGTGGGGTTACGATGAAATCGATCTCAATTGCGGTTGCCCCTCAGAGCGCGTGCAACGTGGTGCCTTTGGCGCCTGCTTAATGGCTGAGCCTAATTTAGTTGCAGACTGTGTGCGCTCTATGAGGGGAGCGGTTGATATTCCGATCTCCGTAAAGCATCGTCTGGGCTTGGACTCGATGGATGCCGCAAATTCTGAAGCTGATTACCAATTTGCGCTGAACTTTATTCTTGCTGTTGCCGATGCTGGTGCCAGTCAGGTAACCATTCATGCACGTAATGCAGTGCTTAAAGGTTTATCGCCAAAAGAGAATCGCAGCAAACCACCGTTGCGTTATGAAGTAGCTGCAAAGCTCAGAGTAGATGCGCAGAAGCAATTTCCGAATCTCAAAGTATTGCTTAATGGTGGTTTGGAAACTAATGAACAAATTGCTGGCCACTGGGATGACTTTGATGGTTTCATGGTGGGAAGGGCTGCATATCATTTTCCTGCGTTGCTCTTAGGTTGGGATGACATGATCAACACGGATGGCGATGCTGCTGGATATCTTTTTAGTGAAACCGAGTGGCACCGCATTCAGATTGCCTTGGTTAAACAAGTGCAAGCTTGGTTTGATGAATGCCAAGCCAAAGGCAAGCCTTTTTATATTGGGGCTTTTACAAGACATATCCTCGGCTTGGCTCATGGCCGGGCGGGATCACGGTATTGGCGTCAACGTCTCTCAGATCATCACGCCTTGGCCAAAGTTCAGAGCAAGGCCGCCATCTTGGATTTCTTTATCGATGCGAGCTTATGTCTTGGGGATTGGGCGGCCTTTGAGTTCGAAAGCGCCTAA